In Nostoc sp. CENA543, a single genomic region encodes these proteins:
- a CDS encoding peroxiredoxin has translation MALRLGDTVPNFTQASTHGDIDFYTWAGDSWVVLFSHPADYTPVCTTELGTVAKLKPEFDKRNVKAIALSVDDVESHNGWVGDIEETQSTTLNYPILADADRKVSDLYDMIHPNANAAVTVRSVFVIDPNKKLRLSFTYPPSTGRNFDELLRVIDSLQLTDNYSVATPADWKDGDDCVIVPSLKDPEVLKEKFPKGYQEIKPYLRMTPQPNK, from the coding sequence ATGGCTCTCCGTCTTGGTGATACAGTACCCAACTTTACACAAGCGTCTACACATGGCGACATAGATTTTTACACATGGGCTGGTGATAGCTGGGTAGTGCTGTTCTCTCACCCTGCTGACTATACACCAGTTTGTACAACTGAATTAGGTACAGTTGCGAAACTCAAACCAGAATTTGACAAGCGCAATGTGAAAGCGATCGCTCTCAGTGTTGATGATGTAGAATCTCACAATGGCTGGGTTGGTGACATCGAAGAAACTCAAAGCACCACCCTTAATTACCCCATTTTGGCAGACGCAGATCGTAAAGTTTCCGACCTTTACGACATGATTCACCCCAACGCTAACGCAGCTGTCACAGTGCGTTCCGTATTTGTAATTGATCCCAACAAAAAACTGCGTCTTTCCTTCACCTACCCCCCCAGCACCGGACGTAACTTTGATGAACTGTTGCGGGTAATTGATTCACTACAACTCACCGATAACTACAGCGTAGCCACCCCTGCTGACTGGAAAGATGGTGATGATTGTGTGATTGTACCTTCTCTCAAAGACCCAGAAGTATTGAAAGAGAAATTCCCCAAAGGCTACCAAGAAATTAAACCCTACTTGCGGATGACTCCTCAGCCTAATAAGTAA
- a CDS encoding Uma2 family endonuclease, with protein MLSSSFVIQMPPSMQMTDEQFFDFCQVNRDLRIEMNQFGEISIMPPTGSETGNRNFNVALQVGVWSEKDGTGICFDSSTGFTLSTGAKRSPDASWMKLERWNALSSEQQQVFAPICPDFVIELRSPSDNLQPLKDKMAEYMQEPGVQLGFLIDRKHRQVYIYRPGQPEECLENPDTVSADPILPGFSLNMSKIW; from the coding sequence ATGCTGTCATCTTCCTTCGTGATCCAAATGCCGCCATCAATGCAAATGACAGATGAACAATTCTTTGATTTCTGTCAAGTAAATCGTGACTTACGCATTGAAATGAATCAGTTCGGAGAAATTTCAATTATGCCGCCTACGGGTTCAGAAACAGGAAATCGTAACTTTAATGTAGCTTTACAGGTAGGAGTTTGGTCAGAAAAAGATGGTACAGGTATTTGTTTTGACTCCAGTACAGGCTTTACATTATCCACGGGTGCAAAACGCTCTCCTGATGCTTCCTGGATGAAATTAGAACGTTGGAATGCTTTATCATCAGAACAACAACAGGTATTTGCACCCATTTGTCCTGATTTTGTCATTGAACTGCGATCGCCTAGCGATAATCTCCAGCCTCTAAAAGATAAAATGGCAGAATATATGCAAGAGCCAGGGGTACAGTTAGGTTTTTTAATCGACCGCAAACACCGCCAAGTTTATATTTATCGTCCCGGCCAACCTGAAGAATGTTTAGAAAATCCTGATACAGTTAGCGCAGATCCTATTTTACCAGGATTTTCCTTGAATATGTCTAAAATTTGGTAG
- a CDS encoding NB-ARC domain-containing protein, with protein MSNSLKASTTGLGIVDKARKRLGWTKTSTARWWQDAHTSRATLRRFWQGDRIQQEIFIAICQAVGINDWQSIAEIPNADFEETSTQYLDWDEAPDVESFYGRNQELTQLEEWILAHRCKLIIITGIAGIGKTSLALALADRIQLKFDGLIWKTLHFTPSLVSLLDGLLHTFKQTPVDDIPSDTAKLIHHLQQRRCLLILDGLDKSEKHYHQFIQQLSHAHHQSCIILTSREQPNIIDSNTKTVRSLTLTALPKDDAVKLLQARGFTGKEIGLLPLIQLYRGNPLALKLVTPLIQSVFGGNIAAFLSQNTIVIGDGLRPTGGHRLRVIFKQQFEQLSDLEQNILYWLAIWQQPISFSRLQTHLLISLDPATILDAIVSLERRSLLEKWICSDAPAFTLQPLVMKIVTDELVESGTQEIIQVMQSHDIADFKILRTHWLLRPGSDDIVGDRILHQLQEKLWQIYGGNLVQNLQQILLLLNNKSPLAIGYIASNITTIINRLG; from the coding sequence ATGTCAAACTCGCTCAAAGCATCAACAACTGGACTGGGAATTGTAGACAAGGCGCGGAAACGTCTTGGCTGGACGAAAACTAGCACGGCGCGTTGGTGGCAAGATGCTCACACTTCTAGAGCTACTTTACGGCGATTTTGGCAAGGCGATCGCATTCAGCAAGAAATTTTCATCGCTATCTGTCAGGCTGTTGGCATTAACGATTGGCAAAGTATCGCAGAAATCCCTAACGCAGACTTCGAGGAAACCTCTACACAATACCTCGACTGGGATGAAGCACCTGATGTTGAAAGTTTTTATGGACGTAATCAAGAATTAACTCAGTTAGAAGAATGGATTTTAGCTCATCGCTGTAAACTAATCATCATTACAGGGATTGCTGGCATTGGCAAAACGTCTCTGGCTCTGGCTTTAGCTGACCGCATTCAGTTAAAATTTGATGGGTTAATCTGGAAAACTCTTCACTTTACACCATCCCTAGTTTCCCTGTTAGATGGACTCCTCCACACCTTTAAGCAAACTCCGGTTGATGATATTCCTTCAGATACCGCAAAACTCATTCACCATCTGCAACAGCGTCGGTGTTTGTTGATTTTGGATGGGTTGGATAAGTCAGAGAAACACTATCATCAATTTATCCAGCAATTAAGCCACGCTCATCATCAAAGTTGCATTATTCTCACCAGTCGAGAACAACCAAATATTATTGACTCAAATACTAAAACGGTTCGCAGTCTCACGTTAACAGCATTACCAAAAGACGATGCGGTGAAACTATTGCAAGCCAGAGGATTCACAGGTAAAGAAATCGGATTATTACCCCTGATTCAACTTTATCGCGGCAATCCTTTGGCACTCAAACTAGTTACGCCGTTGATTCAGTCGGTGTTTGGTGGGAATATTGCGGCTTTTCTGAGTCAAAATACGATAGTAATTGGCGATGGTCTCCGACCGACCGGAGGTCATCGCTTGCGTGTTATCTTTAAGCAACAGTTTGAGCAACTGAGCGATTTAGAGCAAAATATTCTCTATTGGTTAGCAATTTGGCAACAACCAATCTCTTTTAGCCGCTTGCAAACTCATTTACTGATTTCTCTCGACCCAGCTACAATTTTAGATGCTATTGTCAGCTTGGAGCGGCGATCGCTTTTAGAAAAATGGATCTGTAGTGATGCACCAGCTTTTACCTTACAACCACTGGTGATGAAAATTGTTACTGATGAATTAGTAGAAAGTGGGACTCAAGAGATAATTCAGGTGATGCAGAGTCATGATATCGCTGATTTTAAAATTTTGCGAACCCATTGGTTATTGCGTCCGGGTAGCGATGATATTGTCGGCGATCGCATTTTACATCAACTACAAGAAAAACTCTGGCAGATTTATGGTGGAAATCTCGTACAAAATCTCCAACAAATTCTATTACTTTTAAATAATAAATCCCCTTTAGCAATTGGTTATATTGCAAGCAATATCACAACAATTATTAATCGATTAGGATGA
- a CDS encoding UPF0175 family protein: MSIVIPDEILAATRMTDAELKQEIAVMLFQKDKLTLAQASRLAGMNRIAFQHLLASRQIPVHYGLDDFEQDIKNLQDMGRL; encoded by the coding sequence ATGAGCATCGTTATTCCTGATGAAATTTTAGCTGCAACCCGTATGACTGATGCTGAACTGAAACAAGAAATTGCAGTTATGCTGTTTCAGAAAGATAAACTCACCCTTGCTCAAGCCAGTCGTTTGGCAGGGATGAACCGGATTGCATTTCAGCATTTGCTTGCCAGTCGTCAAATTCCGGTTCACTACGGCTTGGACGATTTTGAACAAGACATCAAAAACTTGCAGGATATGGGCAGGTTATGA
- a CDS encoding HNH endonuclease, protein MNLENKGLRELFSLANQIGNKRYHKLTHQDFEKYREFDYWRYVNGDYECGTTQESRDWVTENSDSYCPICEQHYSVKGGKTIDHKLPRSQYPWLSMNFHNLWVICRDCNQEKSEMNWYEYEHYIFVNYHDWYPVVKAARPKLLLHSLKD, encoded by the coding sequence ATGAATCTAGAAAATAAAGGTCTTAGAGAATTATTTTCTTTAGCCAATCAGATTGGTAATAAGCGTTATCACAAACTTACACATCAAGACTTTGAAAAATACAGAGAATTTGATTACTGGCGTTATGTCAATGGTGATTATGAGTGTGGAACTACCCAAGAAAGTAGAGATTGGGTGACGGAGAATTCAGATAGTTACTGTCCCATTTGTGAGCAGCATTACTCAGTAAAGGGTGGTAAAACCATTGATCATAAGTTACCGCGATCGCAATATCCTTGGTTATCAATGAATTTTCACAACCTCTGGGTAATTTGCCGAGATTGTAATCAAGAAAAGAGTGAAATGAATTGGTATGAATATGAACATTATATATTTGTCAATTATCATGATTGGTATCCTGTGGTGAAAGCGGCACGTCCCAAGTTACTGCTCCATTCATTAAAAGATTAA
- a CDS encoding VIT domain-containing protein, which produces MTQPLEHQAGGLYVQTPEQQQIAFPLKHTEVQAKIAGNISRVEVTQSFENPFTTTLEAVYIFPLPDEAAVDDMLIRIGEKTIRGSIKKRQEAQQIYEQAKQQGRTAGLLEQERDNIFTQSLANIQPGEQIDVIIRYSESLKFTAGNYEFVFPMVVAPRYIPGIPIEGNAGGVGSATAPMTQNQDTDIVPDGSRLNAPILPSGMRSPHDINVTIEIDAGVEVQNIQSPSHQIQISYAEKRVLVKLAGGDTIPNKDLILRYQVAGESTQATVLSQADERGGHFALYLIPALRYRENQVVPKDVVFLIDTSGSQMGAPLMQCQELMRRFINGLNSDDTFSIVDFSDTTRQLSPVPLANNAQNRTRAINYINRLTANGGTEMLRGIRAVLNFPVTDPGRLRSIVLLTDGYIGNENQILAEVQQHLQPGNRLYSFGAGSSVNRFLLNRIAELGRGISHIIRHDEPTDKVVDKFYRQINNPVLANINLQWEGDGDAPIIYPATPPDLFAEQPLVLFGKKPDARGGKLHITGIVAGGTRYQNTINLEFEEAGNPAIAQLWGRSRIKELMNKMVSGDTKLGVQAVTDTALTYQLLSQYTAFVAVSDDVRVNSRQGSVAVQVPVEMAEGISYQGIYGSAVSAAAPPPIMANMVSPAPEFLQRKRSLASPITPEAETEFSSFHLEELNELSFSDLSDCFMEAPPPPAAYSDLNEDLEDLRLLLEAETFDPEIAPVVHLKVVSVTGLNEQMVVLLTQYLESIQLPTGFSGDLVFELQINKGRVRQVLFDEEASSLKEQTVIDIIRRSLVSWRIPQLLTNTVSLTLRLQT; this is translated from the coding sequence ATGACTCAACCTTTAGAACACCAAGCTGGTGGCTTATATGTTCAAACGCCTGAACAACAGCAAATTGCTTTCCCCCTGAAGCATACTGAAGTACAAGCCAAAATTGCGGGGAATATCTCACGGGTGGAAGTTACCCAAAGTTTTGAAAATCCTTTCACAACTACGTTAGAAGCTGTTTATATCTTCCCGTTACCGGATGAGGCGGCTGTTGATGATATGCTGATTCGGATTGGTGAGAAGACTATTAGAGGTAGTATAAAAAAACGCCAAGAAGCACAGCAAATCTACGAACAAGCGAAGCAGCAAGGACGCACCGCCGGACTGTTGGAACAAGAACGGGACAACATTTTTACTCAGTCTCTCGCCAATATTCAACCGGGTGAGCAAATTGATGTGATTATTCGCTACTCTGAAAGTTTAAAATTTACGGCGGGTAATTATGAGTTTGTTTTCCCGATGGTGGTTGCTCCGCGTTACATTCCAGGGATACCAATTGAGGGAAATGCAGGCGGTGTTGGTTCGGCTACTGCACCGATGACGCAAAATCAAGATACAGATATAGTTCCCGATGGTTCACGGTTGAATGCACCTATCTTACCATCGGGTATGCGATCGCCCCACGATATTAATGTCACCATAGAAATTGATGCGGGGGTTGAGGTGCAAAATATCCAGTCTCCTTCTCACCAAATTCAGATAAGTTACGCAGAAAAGCGAGTGTTGGTGAAGTTGGCGGGTGGGGACACAATTCCGAATAAAGACTTGATTTTACGCTATCAAGTAGCAGGCGAATCTACTCAAGCCACCGTACTCAGCCAAGCTGATGAACGGGGTGGACATTTTGCACTATATCTAATTCCTGCACTTCGGTATCGTGAAAATCAGGTTGTTCCTAAAGATGTGGTATTTCTCATTGATACTTCTGGTTCACAAATGGGTGCGCCATTGATGCAATGTCAGGAGTTGATGCGCCGCTTTATTAATGGACTTAATTCTGATGATACTTTTAGTATTGTTGATTTCTCTGATACGACTCGGCAATTATCGCCTGTTCCTCTTGCTAATAATGCCCAAAATCGCACACGCGCTATCAATTATATTAATCGATTGACTGCTAACGGTGGCACGGAGATGTTACGCGGAATTCGTGCTGTGTTGAATTTCCCTGTTACAGATCCTGGACGTTTGCGGAGTATTGTATTGTTGACGGATGGTTATATCGGCAATGAAAACCAAATCCTTGCCGAAGTGCAACAACATCTCCAACCAGGAAACCGCCTTTATAGTTTTGGTGCGGGTAGTTCGGTGAATCGATTTTTACTAAATCGCATTGCAGAATTAGGAAGGGGTATATCTCACATTATTCGCCACGATGAACCAACGGATAAGGTAGTCGATAAATTCTACCGTCAAATTAATAATCCTGTTTTGGCTAACATTAATTTGCAATGGGAAGGCGATGGTGATGCGCCAATTATCTATCCTGCTACGCCTCCAGATTTGTTTGCGGAACAGCCGTTAGTTTTATTTGGTAAAAAGCCTGATGCGCGCGGGGGAAAACTCCACATTACGGGAATCGTTGCGGGTGGTACACGCTATCAAAATACAATTAACCTGGAATTTGAGGAAGCAGGAAACCCAGCCATTGCTCAACTTTGGGGACGTTCCCGCATCAAGGAATTGATGAATAAGATGGTGAGTGGCGACACTAAGTTGGGTGTACAAGCGGTGACGGATACGGCTTTGACTTATCAACTGTTATCGCAATATACAGCTTTTGTAGCGGTGAGTGATGATGTACGAGTTAATTCGCGCCAAGGTTCAGTTGCGGTGCAAGTACCTGTGGAAATGGCTGAAGGTATCAGCTATCAAGGTATTTATGGTAGTGCTGTTAGTGCTGCTGCGCCTCCTCCCATCATGGCAAATATGGTGTCTCCTGCGCCTGAGTTTTTGCAACGTAAGCGAAGCCTAGCATCTCCAATCACGCCAGAAGCGGAAACTGAATTCTCATCCTTTCATCTCGAAGAACTCAATGAATTATCATTCAGTGATCTCAGTGACTGTTTTATGGAAGCACCCCCACCACCGGCAGCTTACAGTGATTTGAATGAAGATTTGGAGGATTTACGGTTATTGTTAGAAGCAGAAACCTTTGATCCTGAAATTGCTCCTGTCGTGCATTTAAAGGTGGTGAGTGTGACAGGATTGAATGAACAGATGGTTGTGCTTCTGACTCAGTATTTAGAATCTATCCAATTACCTACAGGTTTTAGCGGCGATTTAGTGTTTGAGTTGCAGATAAATAAAGGACGAGTCAGACAGGTGTTGTTTGATGAAGAGGCTTCTTCTCTTAAAGAACAGACTGTAATTGATATTATCAGGCGATCGCTTGTTTCTTGGCGTATCCCTCAATTGCTCACAAATACAGTGTCTCTAACACTGCGATTGCAAACCTAA